The following proteins are encoded in a genomic region of Natrinema sp. DC36:
- a CDS encoding enoyl-CoA hydratase-related protein: protein MLGEDVLLDVQDGIATVTLNQPDRMNALSAGIKTGIEEALDEVSDRDDARVVVFEGAGKAFCAGGDISGMDDAEYTDHERTQGIVEACEAIPIRIYNLELPTVATVDGYCVGAGVGVAMSCDMVLASDRARFGLAFRDIGLTLDYATSLFVTRAVGPYVAKELALTGETITGEEADEIGLVNHAYPADEFEDEAGDLIERIATGPTVALHYSVRNIDRSHNSSIQEVVEREAQSQNLASSTRDHQEGVEAFGEDRDPSFDGH, encoded by the coding sequence ATGCTTGGTGAAGACGTACTCTTGGACGTACAGGACGGCATCGCGACCGTCACGCTGAACCAACCGGACCGGATGAACGCCCTCTCGGCGGGCATCAAAACCGGTATCGAGGAAGCGCTCGACGAAGTATCCGACCGAGACGACGCACGAGTGGTCGTCTTCGAGGGGGCGGGGAAGGCGTTCTGCGCCGGCGGCGACATCAGCGGCATGGACGACGCCGAGTACACGGACCACGAACGCACTCAGGGCATCGTCGAGGCCTGCGAGGCGATCCCGATCCGTATCTACAACCTCGAGTTGCCGACGGTGGCGACGGTCGACGGCTACTGCGTCGGGGCCGGCGTCGGCGTCGCGATGTCCTGTGACATGGTGCTGGCGAGCGACCGCGCCCGGTTCGGGCTCGCGTTCCGGGACATCGGCCTGACGCTCGATTACGCGACGTCGCTGTTCGTCACGCGGGCCGTCGGCCCGTACGTCGCGAAGGAACTGGCGCTCACCGGCGAGACGATTACCGGCGAGGAGGCCGACGAAATCGGACTGGTCAACCACGCGTATCCGGCCGACGAGTTCGAGGACGAGGCGGGTGACCTGATCGAGCGGATCGCCACCGGACCGACGGTCGCGCTGCACTACTCCGTTCGCAACATCGACCGATCGCACAACAGTTCGATTCAGGAAGTTGTCGAGCGGGAAGCGCAATCCCAGAACCTCGCCAGTAGCACGCGGGACCACCAGGAGGGCGTCGAGGCGTTCGGCGAGGACCGCGACCCCTCGTTCGACGGTCACTAA